GGACTTGGGCAAGCGGGCAAAGGACATTATCCTCAGTGTCTTGTATGCACGCTCTATGACGTCTTCAGACGTCTGCCCATCGCAAGAACTGTGGTCCCGGTGAATTCTTCGGAGCGGGACCAAGCCAAACATCTCCTGCCCCTCGTGCCTGAGGGAAGTGTCTTGCTCCTGGATCGAGGTTACCCAGGATATGAATTTCTCAGCTACCTTTTGGACAAGTTCAAAGGCTATTTCGTGATACGTTGCCCCGCAACGTCCACCTTCGCCACAGTAAAGGAATTCATTCGGAGCGGGAAGAGCGAAGCCGAAATCGTGATTCCTCCGACATCGAACTATCTCAGCCAGGTGACGGCTGAACAACGAAAGGCCGCCAAGCCCATCAGAGTGAGAGTCATCAGACTGTCCAATCCTGACGGAACCCTCTCGGTTCTCCTGACGAATCTTTACGACAAGGTGGAGTTTCCGAGACAGGAGATCACTGACCTCTATTTCAGGCGATGGGAAATCGAGAGCTATTTCCGGGATGAAAAGATTGGGCTCGAAATCGAAAAATTTCATGGCAAAACCTGCAACAGCGTCCTGCAAGAACTCTTTGCAGCTGCGATCATGGCTGTGATCTCAAGAACTCTCATGGCCATTTCCACCCAGTTACTCGGTGGAGAGCTCGGAGAACCTCAGTTCAAGAATGCGGTCATGACGCTCGCGTCTGAAGCCGCCGTGCTCGCCGCAGACGATCCTGAAAGAGCCATCGAAATCTTTCAGGATATTCTCAAAGAAATCTATCGTGTCAAATACTATCGACCAAACAGTCAGCGACCACCCCAACCAAGGGTGAACAAGCAAAGCAAAAACAAATGGCTTTACCGCAGGTACAAAAATGTCCCCGCAGCTTAAGTCAACAGCATTGGGAGGCCGGTGCTACCAATTGCTGGGATCTGTTCTTCACAATCCGTGATTACTTTCGAGAATCGGTATAGGCTACTCAATCGCAGGAGGTTCGTGGAATTTTCGTTGCAAGCGCAATTGTTAAGCTGCATCGTGAGACAATTATTTCTTACAGCGATGCTTCATCGCCCCTTCATCCCATAGCTGAGACTCACTGGGACCACAAAAGAAAAGCCTTGACCGAACTTACTTATTACTGCTATTGCAATATCAAACTTCCTACCGTTAGGCACTTGAGTTAAATCTTCTAACATTGCTTATTCTTATGTGGGAGTATGGCATGAGAAAAAAAACTGTTCTTGTGGCACTCTTCTGCCTCTTGGCACTCGCTCAAAATCCAGCCTACACCTGGGAATTCAGTATGAAAGGGGAAAATGTTGTCCGTTACCGTTATTGGTCCAGGGCTGGAGATGAGGACATTTTTGGTCGCATGAATTCCGGCGTCAATTTGGG
The sequence above is a segment of the Desulfomonile tiedjei DSM 6799 genome. Coding sequences within it:
- a CDS encoding IS4 family transposase, giving the protein MTFILSIAASGKGKGVDMKSGEFFRHARILGLWPDAEAIHRSALTKARKKVDWRIFRQILDDAVGLAYECWPKSPKDEWHGMSTHAIDGSDYTLPAADELRAEFDPESGLGQAGKGHYPQCLVCTLYDVFRRLPIARTVVPVNSSERDQAKHLLPLVPEGSVLLLDRGYPGYEFLSYLLDKFKGYFVIRCPATSTFATVKEFIRSGKSEAEIVIPPTSNYLSQVTAEQRKAAKPIRVRVIRLSNPDGTLSVLLTNLYDKVEFPRQEITDLYFRRWEIESYFRDEKIGLEIEKFHGKTCNSVLQELFAAAIMAVISRTLMAISTQLLGGELGEPQFKNAVMTLASEAAVLAADDPERAIEIFQDILKEIYRVKYYRPNSQRPPQPRVNKQSKNKWLYRRYKNVPAA